The genomic stretch CTGGTTGTCTCGCACCAACACGAATTGGTCGATGCCCGTTTCTTTGAAGAGGGTTGCCGGCAGGATGTAGCCGCGCAATTTGACTTTCTTGCCATCCAATTGCTTGACGTCGTCAGAGAGCATCTCGGGTGCAAAGGAGGCGTCTTTTTCGATTTCAAATTTCAAATCGTCAAAGTTGATTTCGCCCTTGGCCTTGGAGGCTGCACTGCTGGATTGGTCGATCACTTTCGTGCCATTGCCGGTCGCCTGTTCTTCCGCCATCGCGGGGGCACAGGCGACCAAAATGGCGGCGGTGATGATGGCTCGGCAGCAAATGGACATATCGGACCTACGAGAGCAGCGGGGGAACCTACGTCCGATTATACCCCAGCGATCGATTCGGCCGACATATCAATCAAGTGCCGGTCCAATAGCGGTATGCCCGCATCGTTTGTCGGGCTGCTTCGTGCGGATCGGGGAATGGAAACGCCTCGGCGCACAAATAGCCGTCGTATCCGATTTTCCTGAGTGCGGCGATGATGGGACCAAACTGCATGTGCCCCAGTCCAACGGGCCGGCGATTGCTGTCGACGAAGTGGATATGTCCGACATGTTTTCCACCGGTAATCAGGGCATCCGCGATGCTAGATTCTTCGATATTCATGTGGAATAGGTCGCACAACAGACGCACGTTGTCGGTCGCCAGCGACTCCAGCATCGATACACCCTGGGCGACCGTACAGCATTGCCGCGTCTCGTAACGGTTCAGCGGTTCGTAGATCAGCGGGACGCCGTACTGGACCGCGTGAGCACCGCCATCCTGGAGTGCTTCGCACAGATAGCCTCGCGCCGTTTCCAGATCGCCGGTGTGACCGCTCGGCCCCTGCATCGATCCGATGATCGCGCTGGCCCCAAATTGGCCGGCAAAGTCGATGATGGTGCGAACGAAGTCTCTCGCCGTCGAACGTCGGCCTGCGTCGGGGTCGGCCAACTGCAACTTATGTTTCACCCAACCGGCACCCGTCCCGAACGCGGCACATTTCAAACCCGCATTGTCCAACATCGATTTCAGCGCGGCCGCGTCGATCGATTCAGGGCCGCCGGCAAAATCCGCCGCGAAAATCTCGACCGCGTCGTAACCCAATTCGGCCGCGAAGGCGATCGATTTTTCGAGTCCATCCCAAAGGACAAACGGTCCGCCGCGGGCTTCTTCGACAAGGCTGATGGTGATGCAAGACTTCATGGCAGTGAATGATCGGTGTGAAAGTGAAAGGTTGGAATACAAACGCCCCAGTCAAGGAATTAGGAATGAGCGAAAAATAAGTGTCCGACCCTCTGGAGACGTTGCTGAAACATTGTGAATTCGAAACGTCGGAGAGGGTCAGACCCCTTTTTCAGCAGGCTGCTAGGCGTCGTTGTTTTCGGGGCGTCCTTCGACGTACACCCAATTGTGAATCGGCTTCAAAATTTTCTTGACTTCTGCCACCAAAGTTTCGTCCATGGGTTCGTCCAGCCAATCACACCACTGGGACACGCGTTCGGGGTTGGCCGAACCCGTCACACAGCTTGCGAATTCCTTGTTGGCGCAACTGTATTGCAGCGCCAACTTGGCGATGTCGGTGCCCGCCGCTTTGCAGTGCGCGCTGGCCTTGGCGGCGACTTCGCGAACTTCCGGCGTTGCTTTGTGCCACACGGGCAATGTTGCATCGGTCAATAAACGCGCCGAGAACGGGGCCGCGTTGATCAGGCCCACGTTCTTCGCTTTGCAGGGTTCGACCAGTGCCAGCGCCATGTCGTTTTGAAGGGTGTAGTGGTTGTACGTCAGCACGACGTCCAAGTCGGTTCGCCGAATCATTTCGGTGAACATCTTCATCGGGTAACCGCTGACGCCGATGTACCGGACCTTTCCCTTTTCGACTTCCTTCCGCAATGCCGGCAGCGTTTCATTGACGATCTGGTCCAGGTCGACAAATTCGATGTCGTGACAGAAGACAATATCGATGTGATCGATCCGCATCCGTTCCAACGAGATGTCGATACTTTCGGCGACTCGGCGAGCACTGAAATCGAAGTGGGCTGGCGCGAACCGTCCCAGCTTGGTGCTGATCGCGTACGAGTCGCGCGGGATCTCGGGCAGCACCCGCCCCAACATCAATTCGCTCATGCCGCGACCGTAGTACGCCGCGGTGTCGATGTAATTCATGCCACGATCGAGCGCGACGTGGACGGCTTGCAAGGCGTCGCCGAGATCAATCTTCCTGAACTCGGCGCCGATCGACGAGGCACCAAATCCGAGTACGGGGAGGTCCAGATCGGTGCCCGCGAGATGACGCTTTTCCATATTTGGGAGTTCAAGGCGAATAGAGTGATTGAATAGGTGAACTGGGCGACAGCTTACCAAAAAAAAGGCCGCACTCGGAGCACCCGAGCGCGGCTTCATGAAATCGGTCGCCGGACGTTGCCTACGGCGACGTGTTGACTCGCACGGCATCAGCCGCGTCGACCTTATGCACCCAATTCGATGTCAATCTTGGCTTCGTCGGCTGCTTCACGCAGTTTCGACAATGCGCGAGCTTCCAGTTGACGAATGCGTTCTTTAGTAACGCCCATTTCTTCACCGACTTGCTTCAACGTCAGCGGTTCGCTGCCGCGGCCGAGGCCGAATCGTGCGGTGATGATCTTTTGCTCGCGTTCGTCCAAGCGATTGAGGATCTTGGAAAGCTCGCGTTGGCGAGTCTTCTGGACCGTTTCTTCGGCATACGGATCCATTCGTTCGTCTTGGCGAGACACGAACAACTCTTCGGTCGTGGTTCGGAAGCGATCGCGGTGCTTGTACTCGCTGGGGATCGTGCGAGCGAAGTTTTTCATGATCGCCCACGATGCATACGTGCTAAACTTATTGCCTCGCGAATAGTCGAACTTCTCGGCGGCGCGAATCAACGACATGTTGCCGTCGGACACCAAACCAAAGAAGTCATCGGTGCTGGCGACGTGACGCTTGGCGATCGAAACGACCAAACGCAAGTTGCTTTGCACGATCTTGTTCTTGACCAACACGGCGGCTTCGTAAAGATCATCGATCTCGTCCATGATCGCCGTTTTGTTGGCTTCGGCTGTTTCCAAACTGTCACGCAAGCGACTCGCTTTGTGCTTGTAGTAGTTCATTTGACGGAACAGGTGGTATTCCTGTTCGCGTGTCAAAAGGGCCACGTCGTAAAGCGCCGCCAAGTAACTTGGAAGCCCCGCAGGCACACGTACCTTGCGCGGCGCCGTAGCCGGTTCGGGCAGCGGGCCAAGGTATTCGGCTTCTCGCGAAACGTCGTCAAAGTCCTCGTTGTAGATATGGTCCAGCGGCAATTCGCCAATCTGTTCCAATCGCATATCCAGCAGGATGCGTCCGATGCTGGTCCGCGTGCGGTTGAATCGCTTGCACAATTGTGGCACGGACGCACCGTGCGTATGCAGTTTGAAGATCGCTCGCTTGTCGTCTTCGGTCAACACACCGCGATGGCTCGGGAAGATCGCGACGGTTTGATGATCGGCGTCGAAATTTTTCAATGTGTAGCGAATCGTTTCAGGGCTGCGACCCATTTGATTGGCGAGTTGACGAGTGACTTCCGACAACGTCGATCCGGCCTCGACCATTTGACGAGCCCGTTCGATCATCTCGCTCTTCTCGTCTTCGGTCAGTTGGCTGAATCGTTCGCCGCGACGGATCTTGTCACGATTGGCGGCGACGAATCGCTCGACACTGCTGTGCAAGAATCCGACGCGTTTGCGTCCGCCGAACAACATTCGACGGCTGACCAAACCGGCGTCACGCCAGCGGCTGATTGTCTTGGTGGAAACCCGAAACATCTTGCTGAGTTCATCGACCGTGTGAACCGGTTCGCCGGCCTCGTTGACTTCGACGTCGGCCGAATCGCTGAGGTCTTCGATCAACAGTCGCAGATCGTGCTTCAGATCGGCTTCGGCGATGCTGTGCCGGGTCGCCTTTTCGGGTCGATAGTTGGTGATTCGGAAACAGAGGTAATCAAAAGCGTAGGAGCGATCGGCTTCGATCTCGCCGTACAGTTTTTCTGCAAGGTTAGCCTGCTCGAGCTTCTTTGCCTTGGGGGCAAAGCGAGTCAGTTGGTCTCGTAGTTCCTTGATTTTCACGTCGCGATAATCTTCGTGCATCGCCAATTCTCCCGTTCCTGGTAGGTCGTCGATTCCGTTTCCCTGCGACCCCGGCGGATCGCTCGACTGTCTACCGATTGTTTTTCCCGGGTGTCGCTCAATCCGTAGAGCGATTTGTTTCAGGGGTGTGAAAAAGGAATCGGTGATGGCCGTGACACGTTTGGT from Rubripirellula tenax encodes the following:
- a CDS encoding DUF3299 domain-containing protein; its protein translation is MSICCRAIITAAILVACAPAMAEEQATGNGTKVIDQSSSAASKAKGEINFDDLKFEIEKDASFAPEMLSDDVKQLDGKKVKLRGYILPATLFKETGIDQFVLVRDNQECCFGPGAALFDCVIIEMEPGKTTDFVTRPVTVEGKFKIDTEKYKYPGGVGPKGASHFAIFKIDGMSVK
- a CDS encoding sugar phosphate isomerase/epimerase family protein, translating into MKSCITISLVEEARGGPFVLWDGLEKSIAFAAELGYDAVEIFAADFAGGPESIDAAALKSMLDNAGLKCAAFGTGAGWVKHKLQLADPDAGRRSTARDFVRTIIDFAGQFGASAIIGSMQGPSGHTGDLETARGYLCEALQDGGAHAVQYGVPLIYEPLNRYETRQCCTVAQGVSMLESLATDNVRLLCDLFHMNIEESSIADALITGGKHVGHIHFVDSNRRPVGLGHMQFGPIIAALRKIGYDGYLCAEAFPFPDPHEAARQTMRAYRYWTGT
- a CDS encoding aldo/keto reductase, whose translation is MEKRHLAGTDLDLPVLGFGASSIGAEFRKIDLGDALQAVHVALDRGMNYIDTAAYYGRGMSELMLGRVLPEIPRDSYAISTKLGRFAPAHFDFSARRVAESIDISLERMRIDHIDIVFCHDIEFVDLDQIVNETLPALRKEVEKGKVRYIGVSGYPMKMFTEMIRRTDLDVVLTYNHYTLQNDMALALVEPCKAKNVGLINAAPFSARLLTDATLPVWHKATPEVREVAAKASAHCKAAGTDIAKLALQYSCANKEFASCVTGSANPERVSQWCDWLDEPMDETLVAEVKKILKPIHNWVYVEGRPENNDA
- a CDS encoding sigma-70 family RNA polymerase sigma factor: MHEDYRDVKIKELRDQLTRFAPKAKKLEQANLAEKLYGEIEADRSYAFDYLCFRITNYRPEKATRHSIAEADLKHDLRLLIEDLSDSADVEVNEAGEPVHTVDELSKMFRVSTKTISRWRDAGLVSRRMLFGGRKRVGFLHSSVERFVAANRDKIRRGERFSQLTEDEKSEMIERARQMVEAGSTLSEVTRQLANQMGRSPETIRYTLKNFDADHQTVAIFPSHRGVLTEDDKRAIFKLHTHGASVPQLCKRFNRTRTSIGRILLDMRLEQIGELPLDHIYNEDFDDVSREAEYLGPLPEPATAPRKVRVPAGLPSYLAALYDVALLTREQEYHLFRQMNYYKHKASRLRDSLETAEANKTAIMDEIDDLYEAAVLVKNKIVQSNLRLVVSIAKRHVASTDDFFGLVSDGNMSLIRAAEKFDYSRGNKFSTYASWAIMKNFARTIPSEYKHRDRFRTTTEELFVSRQDERMDPYAEETVQKTRQRELSKILNRLDEREQKIITARFGLGRGSEPLTLKQVGEEMGVTKERIRQLEARALSKLREAADEAKIDIELGA